In the genome of Panthera uncia isolate 11264 chromosome B3 unlocalized genomic scaffold, Puncia_PCG_1.0 HiC_scaffold_1, whole genome shotgun sequence, one region contains:
- the DET1 gene encoding DET1 homolog isoform X3, with amino-acid sequence MDHHVSTIKPRRIQNQNVIHRLERRRISSGKAGTHWHQVRVFHQNVFPNFTVVNVEKPPCFLRKFSPDGRYFIAFSSDQTSLEIYEYQGCQAAEDLLQGYEGEILSNGNDQRSVSIRGRLFERFFVLLHITNVAANGEHLNRECSLFTDDCRCVIVGSAAYLPDEPHPPFYEVYRNSESVTPNPRSPLEDYSLHIIDLHTGRLCDTRTFKCDKVVLSHNQGLYLYKNILAILSVQQQTIHVFQVTPEGTFIDVRTIGRFCYEDDLLTVSAVFPEVQRDSQTGMASPFRDPFINSLKHRLLVYLWRRAEQDGSAMAKRRFFQYFDQLRQLRMWKMQLLDENHLFIKYTSEDVVTLRVTDPSQASFFVVYNMVTTEVIAVFENTSDELLELFENFCDLFRNATLHSEVQFPCSASSNNFARQIQRRFKDTIVNAKYGGHTEAVRRLLGQLPISAQSYSGSPYLDLSLFSYDDKWVSVMERPKTCGDHPIRFYARDSGLLKFEIQAGLLGRPINHTVRRLVAFTFHPFEPFAISVQRTNAEYVVNFHMRHCCT; translated from the exons ATGGATCATCATGTTTCCACCATCAAACCTCGAAGGATCCAGAACCAAAATGTCATTCACCGCCTGGAACGCCGACGGATCAGCTCGGGCAAGGCAGGCACCCACTGGCATCAGGTCCGAGTATTCCACCAGAATGTCTTCCCCAACTTCACGGTCGTCAATGTTGAAAAGCCTCCTTGTTTCTTGCGTAAATTCTCACCTGATGGACGCTACTTTATTGCTTTCTCTTCAGACCAGACGTCCCTCGAGATCTATGAGTACCAGGGCTGCCAGGCAGCCGAGGACCTACTGCAGGGCTATGAGGGGGAGATCCTGTCCAACGGCAATGACCAGCGGTCGGTCAGCATCCGCGGCCGGCTCTTTGAACGCTTCTTCGTCCTGCTGCACATCACCAACGTGGCCGCCAACGGTGAGCACCTGAACCGGGAGTGCAGCCTCTTCACTGACGACTGTCGCTGTGTCATCGTGGGCTCAGCTGCCTACCTCCCGGATGAGCCGCATCCTCCTTTTTACGAGGTGTACCGCAACAGTGAGTCCGTGACCCCCAACCCCCGGTCCCCTCTGGAGGACTATTCCCTCCACATCATTGACCTTCACACCGGCCGCCTGTGTGATACGCGCACCTTCAAGTGTGATAAAGTGGTCCTGTCGCACAACCAAGGGCTGTACCTGTACAAAAACATCCTGGCCATCTTGTCAGTGCAGCAGCAGACCATCCACGTCTTCCAGGTGACCCCTGAAGGCACTTTCATCGACGTGAGGACCATTGGCCGCTTCTGCTACGAGGATGACCTCCTCACCGTGTCAGCTGTCTTCCCTGAGGTGCAGCGGGACAGTCAGACGGGCATGGCCAGTCCTTTCCGAGATCCCTTCATCAACTCCCTCAAACACCGGCTGCTGGTGTACTTGTGGCGCCGGGCGGAGCAGGACGGGAGTGCGATGGCCAAGAGGCGCTTCTTCCAGTACTTTGACCAGCTGCGGCAGCTGCGCATGTGGAAGATGCAGCTTCTGGACGAAAACCACCTGTTTATCAAGTACACTAGTGAGGACGTGGTCACCCTGCGGGTCACGGATCCATCACAG GCATCTTTCTTTgtggtgtacaatatggtgacaACAGAGGTGATTGCTGTGTTTGAGAATACATCCGATGAGCTTTTAGAGCTCTTTGAGAACTTCTGTGACCTCTTCCGTAACGCCACCCTGCACAGTGAAGTCCAATTTCCCTGCTCAGCTTCTAGCAACAATTTTGCAAGGCAGATCCAGCGCCG GTTTAAAGACACTATCGTAAACGCCAAGTACGGAGGGCACACGGAGGCAGTACGCCGGCTGCTGGGGCAGCTCCCCATCAGTGCCCAGTCTTACAGCGGTAGCCCCTaccttgatttgtctctcttcaGCTACGACGACAAGTGGGTGTCCGTCATGGAGCGACCCAAGACTTGTGGAGATCACCCTATCAG GTTCTATGCCCGGGACTCTGGTCTGCTCAAGTTTGAGATCCAGGCAGGCTTACTGGGCCGCCCCATCAACCACACAGTGCGGCGCCTTGTTGCATTCACCTTTCACCCTTTTGAGCCTTTTGCTATTTCCGTGCAGAGGACTAATGCCGAGTACGTTGTCAACTTCCACATGCGACACTGCTGCACGTAG
- the DET1 gene encoding DET1 homolog isoform X1 has protein sequence MDHHVSTIKPRRIQNQNVIHRLERRRISSGKAGTHWHQVRVFHQNVFPNFTVVNVEKPPCFLRKFSPDGRYFIAFSSDQTSLEIYEYQGCQAAEDLLQGYEGEILSNGNDQRSVSIRGRLFERFFVLLHITNVAANGEHLNRECSLFTDDCRCVIVGSAAYLPDEPHPPFYEVYRNSESVTPNPRSPLEDYSLHIIDLHTGRLCDTRTFKCDKVVLSHNQGLYLYKNILAILSVQQQTIHVFQVTPEGTFIDVRTIGRFCYEDDLLTVSAVFPEVQRDSQTGMASPFRDPFINSLKHRLLVYLWRRAEQDGSAMAKRRFFQYFDQLRQLRMWKMQLLDENHLFIKYTSEDVVTLRVTDPSQASFFVVYNMVTTEVIAVFENTSDELLELFENFCDLFRNATLHSEVQFPCSASSNNFARQIQRRFKDTIVNAKYGGHTEAVRRLLGQLPISAQSYSGSPYLDLSLFSYDDKWVSVMERPKTCGDHPIRSPSRPGDLTCSKYHTRCVGKSGCESSSLEVRCLSFSPARPGQTAKEVRTP, from the exons ATGGATCATCATGTTTCCACCATCAAACCTCGAAGGATCCAGAACCAAAATGTCATTCACCGCCTGGAACGCCGACGGATCAGCTCGGGCAAGGCAGGCACCCACTGGCATCAGGTCCGAGTATTCCACCAGAATGTCTTCCCCAACTTCACGGTCGTCAATGTTGAAAAGCCTCCTTGTTTCTTGCGTAAATTCTCACCTGATGGACGCTACTTTATTGCTTTCTCTTCAGACCAGACGTCCCTCGAGATCTATGAGTACCAGGGCTGCCAGGCAGCCGAGGACCTACTGCAGGGCTATGAGGGGGAGATCCTGTCCAACGGCAATGACCAGCGGTCGGTCAGCATCCGCGGCCGGCTCTTTGAACGCTTCTTCGTCCTGCTGCACATCACCAACGTGGCCGCCAACGGTGAGCACCTGAACCGGGAGTGCAGCCTCTTCACTGACGACTGTCGCTGTGTCATCGTGGGCTCAGCTGCCTACCTCCCGGATGAGCCGCATCCTCCTTTTTACGAGGTGTACCGCAACAGTGAGTCCGTGACCCCCAACCCCCGGTCCCCTCTGGAGGACTATTCCCTCCACATCATTGACCTTCACACCGGCCGCCTGTGTGATACGCGCACCTTCAAGTGTGATAAAGTGGTCCTGTCGCACAACCAAGGGCTGTACCTGTACAAAAACATCCTGGCCATCTTGTCAGTGCAGCAGCAGACCATCCACGTCTTCCAGGTGACCCCTGAAGGCACTTTCATCGACGTGAGGACCATTGGCCGCTTCTGCTACGAGGATGACCTCCTCACCGTGTCAGCTGTCTTCCCTGAGGTGCAGCGGGACAGTCAGACGGGCATGGCCAGTCCTTTCCGAGATCCCTTCATCAACTCCCTCAAACACCGGCTGCTGGTGTACTTGTGGCGCCGGGCGGAGCAGGACGGGAGTGCGATGGCCAAGAGGCGCTTCTTCCAGTACTTTGACCAGCTGCGGCAGCTGCGCATGTGGAAGATGCAGCTTCTGGACGAAAACCACCTGTTTATCAAGTACACTAGTGAGGACGTGGTCACCCTGCGGGTCACGGATCCATCACAG GCATCTTTCTTTgtggtgtacaatatggtgacaACAGAGGTGATTGCTGTGTTTGAGAATACATCCGATGAGCTTTTAGAGCTCTTTGAGAACTTCTGTGACCTCTTCCGTAACGCCACCCTGCACAGTGAAGTCCAATTTCCCTGCTCAGCTTCTAGCAACAATTTTGCAAGGCAGATCCAGCGCCG GTTTAAAGACACTATCGTAAACGCCAAGTACGGAGGGCACACGGAGGCAGTACGCCGGCTGCTGGGGCAGCTCCCCATCAGTGCCCAGTCTTACAGCGGTAGCCCCTaccttgatttgtctctcttcaGCTACGACGACAAGTGGGTGTCCGTCATGGAGCGACCCAAGACTTGTGGAGATCACCCTATCAG
- the DET1 gene encoding DET1 homolog isoform X2 — MDHHVSTIKPRRIQNQNVIHRLERRRISSGKAGTHWHQVRVFHQNVFPNFTVVNVEKPPCFLRKFSPDGRYFIAFSSDQTSLEIYEYQGCQAAEDLLQGYEGEILSNGNDQRSVSIRGRLFERFFVLLHITNVAANGEHLNRECSLFTDDCRCVIVGSAAYLPDEPHPPFYEVYRNSESVTPNPRSPLEDYSLHIIDLHTGRLCDTRTFKCDKVVLSHNQGLYLYKNILAILSVQQQTIHVFQVTPEGTFIDVRTIGRFCYEDDLLTVSAVFPEVQRDSQTGMASPFRDPFINSLKHRLLVYLWRRAEQDGSAMAKRRFFQYFDQLRQLRMWKMQLLDENHLFIKYTSEDVVTLRVTDPSQASFFVVYNMVTTEVIAVFENTSDELLELFENFCDLFRNATLHSEVQFPCSASSNNFARQIQRRFKDTIVNAKYGGHTEAVRRLLGQLPISAQSYSGSPYLDLSLFSYDDKWVSVMERPKTCGDHPIRDRGE; from the exons ATGGATCATCATGTTTCCACCATCAAACCTCGAAGGATCCAGAACCAAAATGTCATTCACCGCCTGGAACGCCGACGGATCAGCTCGGGCAAGGCAGGCACCCACTGGCATCAGGTCCGAGTATTCCACCAGAATGTCTTCCCCAACTTCACGGTCGTCAATGTTGAAAAGCCTCCTTGTTTCTTGCGTAAATTCTCACCTGATGGACGCTACTTTATTGCTTTCTCTTCAGACCAGACGTCCCTCGAGATCTATGAGTACCAGGGCTGCCAGGCAGCCGAGGACCTACTGCAGGGCTATGAGGGGGAGATCCTGTCCAACGGCAATGACCAGCGGTCGGTCAGCATCCGCGGCCGGCTCTTTGAACGCTTCTTCGTCCTGCTGCACATCACCAACGTGGCCGCCAACGGTGAGCACCTGAACCGGGAGTGCAGCCTCTTCACTGACGACTGTCGCTGTGTCATCGTGGGCTCAGCTGCCTACCTCCCGGATGAGCCGCATCCTCCTTTTTACGAGGTGTACCGCAACAGTGAGTCCGTGACCCCCAACCCCCGGTCCCCTCTGGAGGACTATTCCCTCCACATCATTGACCTTCACACCGGCCGCCTGTGTGATACGCGCACCTTCAAGTGTGATAAAGTGGTCCTGTCGCACAACCAAGGGCTGTACCTGTACAAAAACATCCTGGCCATCTTGTCAGTGCAGCAGCAGACCATCCACGTCTTCCAGGTGACCCCTGAAGGCACTTTCATCGACGTGAGGACCATTGGCCGCTTCTGCTACGAGGATGACCTCCTCACCGTGTCAGCTGTCTTCCCTGAGGTGCAGCGGGACAGTCAGACGGGCATGGCCAGTCCTTTCCGAGATCCCTTCATCAACTCCCTCAAACACCGGCTGCTGGTGTACTTGTGGCGCCGGGCGGAGCAGGACGGGAGTGCGATGGCCAAGAGGCGCTTCTTCCAGTACTTTGACCAGCTGCGGCAGCTGCGCATGTGGAAGATGCAGCTTCTGGACGAAAACCACCTGTTTATCAAGTACACTAGTGAGGACGTGGTCACCCTGCGGGTCACGGATCCATCACAG GCATCTTTCTTTgtggtgtacaatatggtgacaACAGAGGTGATTGCTGTGTTTGAGAATACATCCGATGAGCTTTTAGAGCTCTTTGAGAACTTCTGTGACCTCTTCCGTAACGCCACCCTGCACAGTGAAGTCCAATTTCCCTGCTCAGCTTCTAGCAACAATTTTGCAAGGCAGATCCAGCGCCG GTTTAAAGACACTATCGTAAACGCCAAGTACGGAGGGCACACGGAGGCAGTACGCCGGCTGCTGGGGCAGCTCCCCATCAGTGCCCAGTCTTACAGCGGTAGCCCCTaccttgatttgtctctcttcaGCTACGACGACAAGTGGGTGTCCGTCATGGAGCGACCCAAGACTTGTGGAGATCACCCTATCAG